The following DNA comes from Enterobacter sp. SA187.
CGTGATTGAAGCATGGGCGGGGTTGCGCCCGTAACATCATCCAGACCGTGCGACGTTCCTCTTCGTAGTAGCCTGCCAGTTGGGTAAAGCGCTCTGTATCAGTGAACAATTTGCATGATGCATGGTTGGTAACTGTCATGGTCTTTTCCTCATTAATTAAAGCGCATTGCGCGCAGATTTAGACTAATGCAGGAGCAAACCAGGCAGTATGTGCGTAAGCTAATTTATAATTGGTACTTATGCTTTTTTAAGATTTCCTTTTTTCCCTTCTCTTTTTACACTAATTTCTGCATCATTGAATTTATTAACTTTTCGATACAGGGTGACGACATGGCCGACATCGACGCAAAGCAACTGGCAGGACGTATTGATACGGTGCTGGACATTCTGGTGGCGGGTGATTACCACTCCGCCATCCATAATCTGGAAATCCTGAAAGACGAATTACTCGCCCTTGACGCCGCCGGGCAAATATCCCCGCAGGGTGCGCCAAAAACACCCTGGGAAATCTGAATAAGACGCTATGAATTCCCGACAACAAATTATTCTGCAAATGGTCATTGACCAGGGCCGCGTCAGCGTGGCCGAGCTGGCGAAAACAACCGGCGTTTCTGAAGTTACTATCCGTCAGGATCTGAACACCCTGGAGAAGCAAAGTTATCTGCGCCGCACCCATGGCTATGCCGTGCCGCTGGAAAGCGACGATG
Coding sequences within:
- a CDS encoding YciZ family protein, translating into MADIDAKQLAGRIDTVLDILVAGDYHSAIHNLEILKDELLALDAAGQISPQGAPKTPWEI